The following proteins come from a genomic window of Phnomibacter ginsenosidimutans:
- a CDS encoding L-fucose/L-arabinose isomerase family protein: protein MANQSYATIGVIIGNRDFFPDKLVAEARTQIIDLFHQLNITPVMLSDADTKLGGVETFSEAQKCAALFKQHADSIEGILVVLPNFGDEKGVAETIKWSGLNVPVLIQAYPDDLGKMDVVNRRDAWCGKISVCNNLYQFGIKYSLTTKHVVSPTDESFIADLKNFLAVCRVVKGMRKVRIGAVGARPGAFNTVRYSEKILQRNGISVTTVDLSEILGNANKLTASDQSVKEKLEKIHAYAATGATPNDRLVQIAKLDVALADFMAANSLDATAIQCWTSLQQNYGCNVCTSMSMMSENMLPSACEVDVTGTLSMYAMQLASGSPSALVDWNNNYADDDTKCVLFHCGNWAKSFLPDITISTAPILGTSVGTENTYGALDGRTPAMPLTYGRISTDDCKGIIKAYIGEGELTNDSLNTFGNRAVAQINNLQGLMHYVCRNGFEHHVVMNASKTAGILKESFENYLGWETYTHG from the coding sequence ATGGCAAATCAATCATATGCAACCATCGGTGTCATCATCGGAAACCGTGATTTCTTTCCTGATAAACTGGTGGCAGAAGCAAGAACACAAATTATAGACCTGTTTCATCAATTGAACATTACGCCAGTAATGCTAAGTGACGCCGATACAAAGCTCGGCGGTGTAGAAACTTTTTCGGAGGCACAGAAATGTGCGGCATTGTTCAAACAACATGCAGACAGCATTGAAGGCATTTTGGTGGTGCTGCCCAACTTTGGCGATGAAAAGGGTGTTGCAGAAACCATTAAGTGGTCGGGCTTGAATGTGCCTGTGTTGATACAGGCCTATCCCGATGATTTAGGCAAAATGGATGTGGTAAACAGGAGAGATGCCTGGTGCGGAAAAATTTCAGTGTGCAACAATCTGTATCAGTTTGGCATCAAGTATTCACTTACTACAAAACATGTGGTGAGTCCGACGGATGAAAGTTTCATTGCTGATTTGAAAAACTTTCTTGCTGTTTGTCGTGTGGTGAAAGGTATGCGCAAAGTGCGAATAGGTGCAGTGGGCGCAAGGCCAGGAGCATTCAATACCGTTCGTTACAGTGAGAAAATTTTACAACGCAACGGTATTTCTGTAACAACAGTTGACCTGAGTGAAATACTGGGTAATGCCAATAAACTTACTGCCAGCGATCAATCGGTAAAAGAGAAACTGGAAAAGATACATGCCTATGCAGCTACAGGAGCTACGCCCAACGATCGATTGGTACAGATTGCAAAATTGGATGTGGCGCTTGCCGATTTTATGGCTGCCAATTCATTAGACGCAACCGCTATTCAATGCTGGACATCGCTACAACAAAACTATGGTTGCAATGTGTGCACCAGCATGAGTATGATGAGTGAAAACATGTTGCCTTCTGCATGCGAAGTAGATGTAACAGGTACACTCAGTATGTATGCCATGCAATTGGCAAGTGGTTCACCATCTGCACTGGTAGATTGGAACAACAACTATGCCGATGATGATACCAAATGTGTATTGTTCCATTGTGGCAACTGGGCAAAATCTTTCTTGCCGGATATTACCATTAGCACAGCACCCATTCTTGGTACAAGTGTTGGTACAGAAAATACGTATGGTGCATTGGATGGCCGTACTCCCGCCATGCCATTAACATACGGTCGTATCAGTACGGATGATTGCAAAGGCATTATCAAAGCATACATTGGTGAAGGTGAATTAACGAATGATTCACTCAACACTTTTGGTAACCGTGCTGTGGCACAAATCAACAACCTGCAAGGCTTAATGCATTATGTATGCCGCAATGGTTTTGAACATCATGTAGTAATGAACGCCAGCAAAACTGCAGGCATTCTGAAAGAGTCGTTTGAAAATTACCTGGGTTGGGAAACCTACACACATGGGTAA
- a CDS encoding transketolase has translation MTSKELKLKSVEYRKKILKYILQAKAGHTGGSLSATDILNVLYNDVLNVSPENFASPDRDRYVQSKGHCVEALFVVLADQGFFPEEELNTLCKYQSHYIGHPTRKVKGVEQNTGALGHGLPICVGTAIAAKLDNKAYRVFTLMGDGELPEGSNWEAALSAAHYKLDNLCAIVDKNSLQITAATSDVMNTDPLDEKWKAFGWAVKEVNGNDIDELRAAFNSLPFEKGKPSVIIAHTTKGKGVSFMENELKWHHGVPSKEQYEQAMEELDAERINLERLSN, from the coding sequence ATGACAAGCAAGGAATTAAAATTAAAATCAGTTGAGTATCGGAAAAAAATACTCAAATACATTTTGCAGGCAAAAGCCGGGCATACTGGTGGTAGTTTATCAGCTACCGATATTCTGAACGTGTTGTACAACGATGTGTTGAATGTATCGCCGGAAAACTTTGCATCCCCCGACCGTGACCGTTACGTGCAAAGCAAAGGACATTGCGTAGAAGCATTGTTTGTCGTGTTGGCCGATCAAGGTTTTTTTCCGGAAGAAGAGTTGAACACGTTGTGTAAATATCAATCTCATTACATCGGCCACCCAACCCGAAAAGTAAAAGGTGTTGAACAAAATACTGGTGCGTTGGGGCATGGTTTGCCTATTTGTGTAGGCACTGCTATTGCTGCCAAACTCGATAACAAAGCGTATCGTGTGTTTACCTTGATGGGGGATGGTGAATTGCCCGAAGGCAGCAACTGGGAAGCCGCTTTGAGTGCAGCACATTACAAGCTGGATAACCTCTGTGCTATTGTTGATAAGAACAGTCTGCAGATTACAGCAGCTACGAGTGATGTAATGAACACCGACCCGTTGGATGAAAAATGGAAAGCATTTGGCTGGGCAGTGAAAGAAGTAAACGGAAATGATATTGATGAACTAAGAGCTGCATTCAACAGTCTTCCTTTTGAAAAAGGGAAGCCATCTGTCATTATTGCACATACAACAAAGGGAAAGGGGGTGAGCTTCATGGAGAATGAATTGAAGTGGCATCATGGTGTGCCCAGTAAGGAACAGTATGAACAGGCAATGGAAGAATTAGATGCGGAACGAATCAATCTTGAACGACTGAGTAACTAA